CGGCCGCCGCGACGAGCCTCTCATGCTCATTTTGGTAGTCATCCCAGAGCGCGAGGAAGAGTTCGGTCTTGCCACCGAAGTGGTGGTAGAGACTGCCAACGCTTGACCCGGAACGGGCCACGATGTCCGAAATGCTGGCATCGGTGAAGCCGTGCTCACAGAAAACCTCCCTGGAGGCATCAAGGAGGTTTCGCCGGGTGGCGGCTGTTCGAGTCCATTGCCACGCGCCGGCATGGACCGCCGCGTCAGACGTTTTTCGAACCAAAGGTGCTCCTTTCGCTGACACGGAGTTTGGCGGAGTGTCGGACGGGCTTCTTTCTGGAATCGTACCTTCAGAAGATCTGGATCTTCCAGCAATCAACCCCTTGACCATCAAACATCTACAAGAAATAATCCTAGAAGCTTGTTCTAGAAATATGTATTGCGGTATGTATCCGAATGCTGCGATTTTTGACGTCGAACGCCCCGAAACCCGGGTGCCGTTTTCACCGTCGGGCTGCAACTGGTTGAATCGCTATAAGAGAGCGCCAACTGGTCGCACGCCAAACAAAGCCAGAGAGGAACGCGGCCTGATGTCCGTTTCAAGCAAGTCGTCCAGGATCACGTCGAACAGGTGGTTCAAGCCCGCTGTCGTTACCGCCGTGGCATTGGTGGTGGCGCTTGTTTTGGTGCTCGTCGCGCAGTGGCTCAGGTCCTTGCAGCCTGTGCAGCAGTTCCTTGTGGACTACCCCGGACATGCCGCCATTCCCGAAGGAACCCCCACGGGTTTCCCTGCCTGGCTCGGCTGGCAACACTTCCTCAACATGTTCTTCCTTGTCTTGATCATCCGATCCGGCTGGCAGGTCCGGACAACCACGCGTCCCGCCGCGAACTGGACCCGGAACAACAAAGGCTTCATCAAGACCAAGAACCCGCCCACAAAGATCAGCCTTGATCTCTGGTTCCACCTCACTTTGGATGCCCTTTGGGTCCTGAACGGCATCATTTTCATCGTCCTGCTGTTCGCAACCGGCCAATGGCTTCGGATCGTCCCCACCAGTTGGGATGTCATCCCGAACGCCCTTTCCGCCGCCTTGCAGTACGCCTCGCTGAATTGGCCCGTTGAAAATGGCTGGAACAACTACAACAGCCTGCAGTTGCTGACCTACTTCGCAACGGTATTCATTGCCGCCCCGCTGGCCATCATCTCCGGCCTGCGCACATCCAACGCCTGGCCCAAGAAAGCTGCGATCAACAAGTTCTACCCGATCGAGCTCGCCCGCAAGATCCACTTCCCGGTGATGATCTACTTCGTGGCGTTCGTGATCGTCCACGTGACCCTGGTGCTGGCTACCGGTGCGCTGAACAACCTGAATCACATGTACGCCTCCAACAACGATTACAGCTGGTGGGGCTTCGGGATCTTCGCCGCCTCAATCGTCTTTACTGCGGCCGCTTGGTTCCTGGCCCGCCCGCTGTTCCTGCGCCCGATAGCCTCGCTCATGGGCAAGGTCTCGCGCTAGCGGGACCCGCCCTGCCACAGGGCATCAAACGGAGCACCCGAAGCCACACGGTTCGCGATACCGGCCGTCACGAACGTCTTTGCGGTGCGGGCGGCTTCCAACGGCGTGGCACCCTTGGCCAGTTCGGCGGTCACAGCTGCGGCCAGTGAGCAGCCGGCGCCGGACACAGGAACTTCGCCCACCTTCGGAGCGCGCAGGACTTCCAGCGTTTCGCCGTCGTAGTAAACGTCGACGGCGTCCGGGCCTTCCAGTCGGACCCCGCCTTTGGCCAGAACTGCTGCGCCACTGATTTCGTGGATCCGGATCGCAGCGGCCTTGAGGCTTTCCTCATCCGTGATCTGAAGACCGGAGAGCGACTCGGCCTCGAAATGGTTGGGTGTCACGAACGTCGCCAATGGAAGGATCTGGCTCTTGAGCGCCTGGTCCGTGTCCAAAGCGTGGCCAGGCTCCTGTCCTTTGCAGATCAGGACCGGGTCCAGCACCACGTGGGTGAAATAAGCGCCAGCCAACGCCTGCTCAACAGTGCTGATGGTTGCAGGGCTCCCGAGCATGCCGATCTTCACCGTATCCAGAACCGAAGGCGCGCCGGAAGCGGCGCCGTATGCCGCCGTCGTCGCTTCCAATTGGTCAGCGATCACTTGCTGGTCAACAGGGACAAAACGGTGGTTCCAGTTGTCTTGGGGATCAAAGGAAACAATGCACGTGAGGTTCGCGATGCCGAACACTCCCAGTTCCTGGAAAGTCTTGAGGTCGGCCTGCGCGCCGGCGCCGCCGGTCGCTTCGGAGCCGGCGATGGTCAGTGCAATGGCAGGGGCAACGGCTGAAGTCATGCCTTCCATCTTGCCAGCTGCCCGGCGTGCTCCGGTTTTAGCGCTTCGCGCCTACCCGTGCAGAGTCCGGTAGGCAGCCTCGGCCGCCGGGTGAAGGGGCACGCCAGCGGTGTTGATGAGTGTCTCTGGGCTGAGGAACTGAACGCCCGTGCTCGTCTTCGGCACCAGCTCCTGGGCCTGCTCCACAAGCAGTTTCACGGTCTCCGAAACCAGGTGGTCGGCCAAGTCCCTGCGGCAAAGGAGCAGGTTAGCCACGCCCACGGTCCATGTGGCAGCTGCGTCCCCATAGCTCTTGGCGGGGATCAGGACGCGATCATAGAAAACGCCGTATTGTTCGCGCATGGCCTTGATGTGCTCCGATAGGTCGATCAGACGGAGGCCAATTTCATTGGCAGTGGCGGCGATGGCAGCG
This window of the Arthrobacter sp. StoSoilB5 genome carries:
- a CDS encoding cytochrome b/b6 domain-containing protein, coding for MSVSSKSSRITSNRWFKPAVVTAVALVVALVLVLVAQWLRSLQPVQQFLVDYPGHAAIPEGTPTGFPAWLGWQHFLNMFFLVLIIRSGWQVRTTTRPAANWTRNNKGFIKTKNPPTKISLDLWFHLTLDALWVLNGIIFIVLLFATGQWLRIVPTSWDVIPNALSAALQYASLNWPVENGWNNYNSLQLLTYFATVFIAAPLAIISGLRTSNAWPKKAAINKFYPIELARKIHFPVMIYFVAFVIVHVTLVLATGALNNLNHMYASNNDYSWWGFGIFAASIVFTAAAWFLARPLFLRPIASLMGKVSR
- a CDS encoding hydroxymethylpyrimidine/phosphomethylpyrimidine kinase, which codes for MEGMTSAVAPAIALTIAGSEATGGAGAQADLKTFQELGVFGIANLTCIVSFDPQDNWNHRFVPVDQQVIADQLEATTAAYGAASGAPSVLDTVKIGMLGSPATISTVEQALAGAYFTHVVLDPVLICKGQEPGHALDTDQALKSQILPLATFVTPNHFEAESLSGLQITDEESLKAAAIRIHEISGAAVLAKGGVRLEGPDAVDVYYDGETLEVLRAPKVGEVPVSGAGCSLAAAVTAELAKGATPLEAARTAKTFVTAGIANRVASGAPFDALWQGGSR